In Cucurbita pepo subsp. pepo cultivar mu-cu-16 chromosome LG04, ASM280686v2, whole genome shotgun sequence, the following are encoded in one genomic region:
- the LOC111793882 gene encoding E3 ubiquitin-protein ligase RNF168-like, translating into MVQEGSTTSASEPERETIGSKPLEIGNDGESYFSPRFKSAAAMAGWDEEALLIASLVVEDTPDREFRQKKRLVLQCKSPLSGSRRKRRDSANLISIPAAVLDLEEEESTVKDDAPKQEQETAEADPKKSDSLDEQKAGASSSSSSSSTCSTLPCMDKLREELSCAICLEICFEPSTTPCGHSFCKKCLRSAADKCGKKCPKCRQLISNGRSCTVNTVLWNTIQLLFPQEVEARKEAKGGCSSHDKKIQDTEKAIYNSSLQNHNTRATRTSSRHGSSISRRREITGRDEDDESNGRMMQQAPFSNAVSSRVQSRMHHRSVRPVRTTTRDADVSRRRGTPDQDQEAALALRLRREEFMEAFRDNNQVQTRSSSVSLARANLRALAARVAINR; encoded by the exons ATGGTGCAAGAGGGATCGACAACAAGCGCTTCAGAGCCAGAACGAGAAACGATTGGATCGAAACCGCTCGAAATCGGAAATGATGGGGAGAGTTATTTTAGCCCTAGATTCAAATCGGCGGCCGCCATGGCCGGCTGGGATGAAGAAGCGCTTCTAATCGCGAGCCTGGTCGTCGAAGACACGCCGGACAGAGAGTTCCGGCAGAAGAAACGATTAGTTCTCCAGTGCAAGAGTCCTCTGTCTGGTTCGAGAAG GAAACGAAGGGATTCGGCAAACTTAATCTCGATTCCGGCGGCTGTTCTTGACCTCGAGGAAGAAGAATCGACTGTGAAAG ATGATGCtccaaaacaagaacaagaaacagCAGAGGCTGACCCAAAGAAAAGTGATTCATTGGATGAACAGAAAGCtggtgcttcttcttcttcttcttcttcttcaacatgtTCAACACTTCCATGCATGGATAAGCTCAGAGAAGAGCTTTCTTGTGCT ATTTGCTTGGAAATTTGCTTTGAACCTAGTACTACACCTTGTGGCCATAG TTTCTGCAAGAAATGTCTAAGATCTGCAGCTGACAAATGTGGAAAAAAGTGCCCTAAATGCAGGCAGCTAATAAG CAATGGGAGATCTTGCACTGTAAATACAGTTCTTTGGAACACCATacaacttctttttcctcagGAGGTTGAAGCAAGAAAGGAAGCAAAAGGAGGGTGTAGTAGCCATgacaagaagattcaagacaCAGAAAAGGCCATCTATAATAGTAGTTTGCAGAACCATAACACACGAGCAACCCGAACATCGAGTAGACATGGTAGTAGTATCTCAAGAAGAAGGGAAATAACGGGTCGAGACGAGGATGACGAATCGAATGGTAGAATGATGCAGCAAGCTCCATTTTCAAATGCTGTAAGCAGCAGAGTTCAGTCCAGAATGCACCATCGAAGTGTTCGGCCGGTGAGGACGACGACTCGAGATGCAGATGTGAGTAGGAGGAGAGGCACGCCAGACCAAGATCAGGAGGCTGCTTTGGCATTGAGATTACGGAGGGAAGAGTTTATGGAGGCTTTCAGAGATAATAATCAAGTGCAAACCAGAAGCAGCTCAGTCTCCTTGGCTAGAGCTAATCTTAGAGCATTGGCTGCTAGGGTTGCCATTAACCGCTAG